DNA from Rhodobacteraceae bacterium M382:
CGCGCGACCGGTGGGATGGCCTATCTGGACGTGCCCCGCATGGCCTATTACGTCGACAAGGCGACGTATCGCACGGCCGTGACCCGCTGGATCAAACGGCTCGCCAGCCCCGGACCAACCCGCCACGCCCCCCAGAACGCTGTCGAGGCCACCCAATGAACATCGACGACGTCGCGCTGAACTTCAGCCCCGGATCACTGACACTGCTGAATGCGATCCTGGCGATCGTCATGTTTTCCATTGCCATTGATTTGTCCCCTGCCGACTTTCGCCGATTGGCGCGGGCCCCCCGGGCGCTGATCACCGGGTTGATCTCGCAGTTTCTTGTGCTGCCGGTGCTGACGTTTGTTCTGATCTGGATCACTGCGCCGCGCCCGTCAATTGCGCTGGGTCTGATCCTGGTTGCCGCCTGCCCCGGTGGCAATATCTCGAATTTCATCACCCATCGCGCCGGAGGCAATTCCGCCCTTTCGGTATCGATGACCGCCTTTGCCACGGTCGGTGCCGTTGTGCTGACCCCGCTCAATATCGCGCTTTGGGGCAGCCTCTATCCGCCAACCCGCGCGATCCTGCAGTCCACCGCCATCGACCCGGTTCAGATCGCAGTCACCGTCTCCCTGATGCTGATCCTGCCTCTGGTTCTGGGCGTGCAGTTGAACCAGCGCCACCCGGAATTGACCGCGCGCCTGCGCAAACCGTTGCAAATCGTTTCCTTCCTGATCTTTGTCGCCTTTGTGCTGCTGGCGCTGGCCGCCAACTGGAGCTTTTTCCTGGGCTTTGCCGGGACCGTCGCAGGGCTTGTCGTCCTGCACAATTCACTGGCTCTGGGCGGCGGGTATCTGACAGCAACGCTGGCTGGTCTGTCCGCCTTTGACCGGCGCGCCGTGACCATTGAAACCGGCATTCAGAATTCGGGTCTGGGGCTGGTGCTGATCTTTGCCTTTTTCAATGGGTTGGGCGGCATGGCCGTGGTCGCCGCCTTTTGGGGCATCTGGCACGCGATATCCGGTATCGCGCTGGCCGGCGTCCTGGCCCGCACACCGCTGGACCGCCCGGAACCGGAGCCCACCGCATGACCCGCATTCTGATCACCGGTGCGTCAGGCATGATTGGGCACGCCCTGCTGGACCTGCTGGGAAAGACCTCACACGACATCATCGCGACCGATCTGCGCGCGCCCGCCTTGCCCACAGCGGCCCGGTTCCTGCCCATGGACGTGACGGGATCGGACCCGGAGCGCGTGATCACCCAAACCCGACCGGATGTGATCGTGCATCTCGCGTCGATCGTCACCCCGTCTGCCGGTGCCAGCCGGGATCTGGCCCATGCCGTCGATGTCACCGGCACCCGGAACGTGCTGCGGGCAGCCTGCGCCAACGGGGTGCGGCGACTGGTGGTGACATCCTCGGGGGCTGCCTATGGCTATCACGCCGACAACCCAGTGCCCCTGCGCGAAACCGATGCCCTGCGGGGCAACCCGGAATTTGCCTACGCCGATCACAAACGCCAGGTCGAAGAGATGCTGGCCAAAGCGCGTCAAAGCCACCCCTCGCTCGAACAGGTCGTGCTGCGGGTTGGCACGGTTCTGGGCGCAGATACCAACAACCAGATCACCGCGCTGTTTCACAAACCCCGCCTGTTGGCGGTGCGCGGCTGCGACAGCCCGTTTGTCTTTATCTGGACCCAGGATCTGGCGCATATTCTACTGCGCGCCTGCACCGATGGCCCGCCCGGCATTTTCAACGTCGCCGGGGATGGCAGCCTGAGCATCGACGATCTGGCCCGGTCACTGAACAAACCGGTCCTGCGCCTGCCCGCCACCGCGTTGAAAGCCGCCCTGGCGATCGCAAAACCACTTGGCCTGACCCGCTATGGCCCCGAACAGGTCCGGTTCCTGCAATATCGCCCGGTTCTGGCCAATGACCGTCTCAAATCCGACTTTGGCTATACGCCGCAGCTCGACAGTGCCCAGGTGTTTGACCTGTGGCGCAGACAGGCGGGCCTGTGAAAACCGCGGTCATTTCAGGCGGGGCTGGCGGGCTGGGCCGCGCGCTGAGCACGGCGCTGCAATCACAGGGATGGCGGGTTGCGCTGATTGATCGCGATATCTCAGGGCTGGACAGGCACCCCACACAGTTGCCCCTGCAATGTGACCTGACCGATCCGGCCCAATTGTCTGCAACCATGGATCAGCTGCTGACCGATACCCCCCAGATCGACCTGGCGATCTACAATGCCGGCGTCACCCATATCGGGTCCTTTGCCGATACCGCACCGGACACCCACCGCACCGTGTTTGACATCAACTACTTCGCGGCCATCTCCATGGCCCATGCGCTGCTGCACCCGGTCCGCGCCGCCCGTGGCACACATCTGGCCATATCTTCCGTCGCCGGCTTTGCGCCCCTGCACAATCGCACCGCCTATGCCGCCTCAAAACACGCGCTCCAGGGCTTCTTCACGTCCTTGCGCTCCGAAGAACGCCGCCATGGCGTCACGGTCCAGATCGCAGCCCCCTCCTTTGTCGCCACCAATACCGGCAATCCAGATCGCCAACCCGATGGGACCGCGCGCCCCGGCTCCGCTCCGGATGGCCTCGACTACATGTCGCCCGAACAGGCCGCCCGACAGATCCTGCGCGGCCATGGGACCGGTCGCCCCATGATCCCTGTGGGCCGCATCGCGACAGCTGCCTGGTGGATCAACGGCATCGCCCCCCGCCTCTATCAACGCCTCATGGAGCGTCAGATACGCGGGCTGTGATCCGCATCTCTTCTGACCGTCCTGGCTTCTTTCTGGTAAAAATACCTGCGGGTGAATGCGCCGCAGGCGCAGAGGGCAGCCGCCCTCCCCTGCAGCGCCCACGGCGCTGCGCGGCCCAACGGGACGCCCACCTCGCAGAGGCGGGATGACCCGGCGGGAGCCCCCCGATACCAGTTTTGCAAAAAGGCGGCTTCCCATTTATATGAAAATGTATATTCTTTTCTGGCGAACAAACCCATCATCGACCCCACACACCGTCTCCACCCACCGACTCTCCCCACCGACTCTCCCCAAGGACCCCATGGCCGAACGCTCATTCAAATCCGAAGTCCAACACCTCAGGATCCCCGCCGGAGAAACCTTTCGCGGCGAAGGCATTCTCGCCATCACCAAGGCCCTGCTTGAAAACGGGGTCGGCTATGTGGGCGGCTACCAGGGCGCACCGATTTCACATCTGATGGATGTCCTTTCGGACGCCCAGGACATCCTGTCTGACCTCGAAATACGGTTCGAGGCCAACGCCTCCGAAGCCGCGGCCGCCGCGATGCTGGCTGCGTCGATCAATTATCCGATCCGCGGGGCTGTCACCTTCAAATCCGTGGTCGGCACCAATGTGGCGTCTGATGCGCTGTCCAATCTGGCCTCTGCCGGAGTCACCGGCGGCGCATTGATCATCGTGGGCGAAGACTATGGCGAAGGGTCTTCGATCATGCAGGAACGCTCCCACGCCTTTGCCATGAAATCGCAGATCTGGTTGCTGGACCCGCGCCCCAACCTGCCGTCGATGGTTCAGGCCGTGCGCCACGGGTTCGAACTTTCCGAAGCGTCGAACACCCCGGTCATGCTGGAACTGCGTATCCGGGCCTGCCATGTGCACGGGGCCTTTACCACCCGCGCCAATACACCTCCGCCAATGACCGTGGCTGATGCGCTGAAAAACCCGACCCGCAAAACCGACCGGATCGTCCTGCCCCCCGCCCTGTTCCAGCACGAACAGGAAAAGATCGCCGAACGCTGGCCTGCCGCTGTCCAATTCATTCTCGACAACCGCCTGAACGAACATTTTGGCCCCGAAACAGATGCGGAAACAGGTAAAATCGGCATCATCACCCAGGGCGGCATGTACAACACCGTGCTGCGCGCCCTGCAGCGCCTGGGGCTGGCCGATATTCACGGCACCTCCCGGATTCCGCTCTATGTGCTGAACGTCACCTATCCCTTGATCGACAGCGAATTCCTGCAGTTCTGCACGGGCAAGGATGCGGTGCTGGTGGTCGAAGAGGGCCAGCCTGATTTCATCGAACAGGCCTTTGCCGCGATGCTCTACAAGGCTGGGCAGACCGTCACCCTGACAGGCAAGGATTACCTGCCCAGGGCCGGCGAATACACCGGCGCAGCTGTGTATCAGGGCATCACCAATTTCCTGCGCGA
Protein-coding regions in this window:
- a CDS encoding bile acid:sodium symporter family protein, with amino-acid sequence MNIDDVALNFSPGSLTLLNAILAIVMFSIAIDLSPADFRRLARAPRALITGLISQFLVLPVLTFVLIWITAPRPSIALGLILVAACPGGNISNFITHRAGGNSALSVSMTAFATVGAVVLTPLNIALWGSLYPPTRAILQSTAIDPVQIAVTVSLMLILPLVLGVQLNQRHPELTARLRKPLQIVSFLIFVAFVLLALAANWSFFLGFAGTVAGLVVLHNSLALGGGYLTATLAGLSAFDRRAVTIETGIQNSGLGLVLIFAFFNGLGGMAVVAAFWGIWHAISGIALAGVLARTPLDRPEPEPTA
- a CDS encoding SDR family oxidoreductase — its product is MTRILITGASGMIGHALLDLLGKTSHDIIATDLRAPALPTAARFLPMDVTGSDPERVITQTRPDVIVHLASIVTPSAGASRDLAHAVDVTGTRNVLRAACANGVRRLVVTSSGAAYGYHADNPVPLRETDALRGNPEFAYADHKRQVEEMLAKARQSHPSLEQVVLRVGTVLGADTNNQITALFHKPRLLAVRGCDSPFVFIWTQDLAHILLRACTDGPPGIFNVAGDGSLSIDDLARSLNKPVLRLPATALKAALAIAKPLGLTRYGPEQVRFLQYRPVLANDRLKSDFGYTPQLDSAQVFDLWRRQAGL
- a CDS encoding SDR family NAD(P)-dependent oxidoreductase, coding for MKTAVISGGAGGLGRALSTALQSQGWRVALIDRDISGLDRHPTQLPLQCDLTDPAQLSATMDQLLTDTPQIDLAIYNAGVTHIGSFADTAPDTHRTVFDINYFAAISMAHALLHPVRAARGTHLAISSVAGFAPLHNRTAYAASKHALQGFFTSLRSEERRHGVTVQIAAPSFVATNTGNPDRQPDGTARPGSAPDGLDYMSPEQAARQILRGHGTGRPMIPVGRIATAAWWINGIAPRLYQRLMERQIRGL
- a CDS encoding indolepyruvate ferredoxin oxidoreductase subunit alpha, with the translated sequence MAERSFKSEVQHLRIPAGETFRGEGILAITKALLENGVGYVGGYQGAPISHLMDVLSDAQDILSDLEIRFEANASEAAAAAMLAASINYPIRGAVTFKSVVGTNVASDALSNLASAGVTGGALIIVGEDYGEGSSIMQERSHAFAMKSQIWLLDPRPNLPSMVQAVRHGFELSEASNTPVMLELRIRACHVHGAFTTRANTPPPMTVADALKNPTRKTDRIVLPPALFQHEQEKIAERWPAAVQFILDNRLNEHFGPETDAETGKIGIITQGGMYNTVLRALQRLGLADIHGTSRIPLYVLNVTYPLIDSEFLQFCTGKDAVLVVEEGQPDFIEQAFAAMLYKAGQTVTLTGKDYLPRAGEYTGAAVYQGITNFLRDHAIDLLSDADRAPNTDAPDPAIAALTKTLPQRPPGFCTGCPERPIFAALKMVQEELGPHQITGDIGCHLFSTQPPFEIGGSTMGYGLGPASNAAFDAGGATRPISILGDGGFWHNGLTSSIGNAVYNRSDGLTVIVDNYYSAATGGQDLLSSRADNETKATNNSIAGAIRGVGVDWIRQIDRTYDVPKLRDTLREALTTDAPGPKVVIAASECMLNLQRRERPIRQQAIKAGQRQVVPRFGVDEDVCTGDHACMRLSGCPSLGLKHTGDPLRDDPVAHIDQTCVGCGNCGEVADAAVLCPSFYQADRVHNPGWLERRIDGVRKSVITWLQQRRDRKWGRTA